One segment of Sulfobacillus thermosulfidooxidans DSM 9293 DNA contains the following:
- the priA gene encoding replication restart helicase PriA, which produces MKIAHVIIDRMARGLDRAWSYVIPEGMDIRVGHRVHVPFGKGETLGIVTAVYEYGTPDSAADVVLKPVLNVVDPVPVLSAVMIELGMWMAEEYLCFPIQAYKAMLPRNIRLRPFSAPTQELCQVVGQRQGRPSKRQQLWDILAERGPLLKEELLREMPEMRQVLRDLVKEGTVVINRVDSASPSFPVVKGHRSPFTLNEEQMHAVTTIVEAAPGSKWLLEGITGSGKTEVYLQIIETIVQQGQQALVLVPEIALTPQTVRRFQSRFGQAVGLWHSSLTDSERAKTWQAVRDGHLAIVVGVRSAIFLPFRDLGLIVLDEEHESTYKQEEHPRYHTRDVAFWLADKTGTKVVLGSATPSLETAFYARQGLIGWIRLTRRIGTRTLPPVEIIDMREELQEGNHSIFSRALQQALTRALDRGEQGILFLNRRGYASFVMCRDCGQAVQCPHCSVTLTYHQDQNKLMCHYCFYTIDPPTACPHCGSRRIRYFGAGTERIVEEVMKLWPGTRVLRADRDTLSSRHSYYQLYDDFVNRRADVLVGTQMIAKGMDFPHVSVVGIVAADVALHLPDFRRSERTFQLLVQASGRTGRGDLPGVVIVQAYEPEHFAIQSAATHGYDDFYNQEIQYRRELGYPPFGNLWLLEVADASEQKAKETIHRIFEKVTGLMEMGIEVLGPAPAPLPKVRGRFRYHVLLKGAKNPRIMAVLSEIERDELSCSITVDPYYML; this is translated from the coding sequence ATGAAAATAGCTCATGTTATTATCGATCGTATGGCCCGTGGACTGGACCGGGCCTGGAGTTATGTGATACCTGAGGGAATGGACATCCGTGTTGGTCACCGTGTGCATGTGCCATTTGGCAAGGGAGAAACGCTGGGCATTGTCACGGCTGTGTATGAGTATGGGACACCCGATTCGGCAGCGGATGTCGTCTTAAAACCCGTGCTCAACGTCGTTGATCCGGTGCCGGTGTTAAGCGCGGTCATGATTGAATTGGGAATGTGGATGGCTGAGGAATATCTCTGTTTTCCCATTCAAGCGTACAAGGCGATGTTGCCCCGGAATATTCGCTTGCGACCGTTTTCGGCGCCGACGCAAGAATTATGCCAGGTTGTCGGGCAAAGACAGGGACGGCCATCGAAACGGCAACAATTGTGGGATATTTTAGCGGAGCGGGGTCCCTTGCTTAAAGAGGAATTGTTAAGAGAAATGCCTGAGATGCGTCAGGTCTTGCGAGACCTGGTTAAAGAAGGCACGGTTGTCATCAACAGAGTGGATAGTGCTTCGCCCTCTTTCCCTGTAGTCAAGGGACACAGGTCGCCCTTTACCCTCAATGAAGAACAAATGCATGCGGTGACGACGATTGTGGAAGCAGCTCCCGGATCGAAGTGGTTGTTGGAAGGTATCACGGGATCGGGTAAGACGGAAGTGTATTTGCAGATCATTGAGACCATAGTCCAACAAGGTCAGCAAGCTCTCGTTCTGGTACCAGAAATTGCATTGACACCGCAGACTGTTCGCCGGTTCCAAAGTCGATTCGGACAAGCGGTAGGATTATGGCATAGTTCCCTCACTGATTCTGAACGTGCCAAAACATGGCAAGCCGTTCGCGATGGCCATTTAGCGATTGTGGTAGGTGTTCGCTCAGCAATCTTTTTACCTTTTCGCGATCTCGGGCTCATTGTGCTTGATGAGGAACATGAAAGCACTTATAAGCAGGAGGAACATCCCCGCTATCATACGCGAGACGTGGCATTTTGGCTTGCGGACAAGACGGGCACCAAGGTTGTTTTAGGAAGTGCGACACCGTCTTTAGAAACGGCTTTTTACGCTCGCCAAGGACTCATCGGCTGGATTCGCTTGACTCGCCGCATTGGCACCCGAACGTTGCCGCCCGTCGAAATTATTGACATGCGCGAAGAATTGCAGGAGGGAAATCATTCAATTTTTAGCCGGGCGTTGCAGCAAGCCCTCACCAGGGCGTTGGATCGGGGCGAACAAGGCATTTTGTTTCTCAATCGCCGCGGATATGCGAGCTTTGTCATGTGCCGCGATTGTGGTCAGGCCGTGCAGTGCCCGCACTGTTCAGTGACTCTGACCTATCATCAAGACCAGAATAAACTCATGTGCCATTATTGTTTCTATACCATCGACCCGCCTACCGCGTGTCCTCATTGCGGGAGCCGGCGTATTCGCTACTTTGGCGCCGGTACAGAACGAATCGTGGAAGAAGTCATGAAATTATGGCCCGGTACCAGAGTGTTGCGCGCGGACCGCGATACCTTATCGTCGCGTCACAGCTATTACCAATTATATGATGATTTTGTGAACCGCAGGGCCGATGTATTGGTCGGCACGCAAATGATTGCTAAAGGTATGGATTTTCCTCATGTGTCGGTGGTGGGGATCGTTGCTGCTGACGTCGCCTTGCATTTGCCTGATTTTCGGCGCTCGGAACGGACGTTTCAACTGCTTGTCCAAGCATCTGGGCGTACTGGCCGGGGCGATCTTCCAGGTGTCGTGATTGTACAAGCCTATGAACCTGAGCACTTTGCGATTCAAAGTGCAGCCACTCACGGTTATGACGATTTCTACAATCAAGAGATTCAATATCGCCGGGAATTAGGATATCCCCCTTTTGGGAATCTGTGGCTCTTAGAAGTCGCTGATGCTTCGGAACAAAAAGCCAAAGAGACCATTCACCGCATTTTTGAGAAAGTGACAGGATTGATGGAGATGGGCATCGAGGTTCTGGGACCCGCACCAGCCCCCTTGCCGAAAGTGCGGGGACGGTTTAGGTACCATGTTCTTTTAAAGGGAGCCAAAAATCCACGGATTATGGCTGTGCTTTCGGAAATTGAGCGAGACGAACTATCCTGTAGTATTACGGTAGACCCATATTATATGTTATAA
- the fmt gene encoding methionyl-tRNA formyltransferase, producing the protein MARILFMGTPEYARVILDGLLTRSDLTIRVVTKADTPQGRHMRLTPSPVAQRASERGLMVDKPDRLVAYKEAWVKWAPDLIITAAYGKILRPWVLGLPRHGAFNLHASLLPRWRGPNPIAWAIRAGDAMTGVTLMRMDQGVDTGDIVAQRSVAITNEMTMGKLTNLLAEQARDLLLEYLDRLLSGQVKETAQDDSQATYAGKFAPEDSRINWNQPATSIDRLIRSMSPEPGAYTMCQGIRVKILECAYDKGTQPIATAELAGNHWQIGTAEGVVIVKRVKPAGRKEMTPGDFQRGLHVVGKVVCQ; encoded by the coding sequence GTGGCACGGATATTATTTATGGGAACCCCAGAGTATGCGCGGGTAATTTTAGACGGGCTCTTAACCCGCAGTGATTTGACGATTCGCGTTGTCACCAAAGCCGATACACCACAAGGTCGTCATATGCGCTTAACCCCATCTCCGGTCGCGCAACGAGCCAGCGAAAGAGGGCTGATGGTTGATAAGCCGGATCGCCTTGTCGCATATAAAGAAGCTTGGGTCAAGTGGGCTCCTGATCTCATTATTACCGCGGCGTATGGCAAAATACTGCGGCCATGGGTTCTGGGCCTGCCGCGGCACGGAGCCTTCAATTTGCATGCCTCATTGTTACCGCGGTGGCGGGGTCCCAATCCGATTGCCTGGGCAATTCGGGCGGGTGACGCCATGACAGGGGTCACCTTAATGCGGATGGATCAAGGTGTCGATACGGGAGATATTGTTGCCCAGCGTTCTGTGGCCATCACGAATGAGATGACGATGGGCAAATTAACGAATTTACTCGCGGAGCAAGCCCGGGATTTGCTGCTAGAATATTTAGATCGCTTGTTGTCGGGACAGGTCAAAGAAACCGCGCAAGATGACAGTCAAGCTACTTACGCCGGGAAATTTGCGCCAGAAGATAGTCGCATTAATTGGAATCAACCGGCCACCTCGATTGACCGATTAATTCGGAGCATGAGCCCTGAACCCGGGGCTTATACTATGTGTCAAGGAATTCGCGTCAAAATCTTAGAATGTGCATACGATAAGGGTACACAGCCTATAGCGACGGCGGAATTAGCGGGTAATCACTGGCAGATTGGGACGGCCGAGGGTGTGGTGATTGTTAAGCGGGTGAAACCGGCTGGTCGGAAAGAAATGACTCCTGGGGATTTTCAACGAGGCTTGCATGTTGTAGGTAAGGTGGTGTGTCAATGA
- the rlmN gene encoding 23S rRNA (adenine(2503)-C(2))-methyltransferase RlmN — MKNQVWDVLSQSKDEMTAWMKAQGLPGYRGTQLFEALWRHRVKDYEEITSWPKALRENMTNQFPLYRLQAETVQRGHDGTLKILGRLYDGQHIETVVLPHDYGYSVCVSSQVGCNMGCKFCASGLLKRTRNLSAGEILDQVRLANDLIADQGAVISRVDLMGIGEPLDNYENVMQFIQIAHDPLGFNLSYRHFTISTSGLVPDIYRLAQEGMPITLAVSLHAPTDDLRRQLMPINKAYPVHQLIEACKDYFHKTGRRVSFEYALLAGINDSNQHAEQLANLLKGFSCHVNLIPWNPVPEHPFQPSSKKRVEEFQRIVQDRGISCTIRKEMGQEIEAACGQLRRREEELLSP, encoded by the coding sequence GTGAAAAACCAGGTTTGGGATGTCTTGTCACAGTCCAAAGACGAGATGACAGCATGGATGAAAGCGCAAGGGTTGCCGGGGTACCGCGGAACGCAGCTCTTTGAAGCATTGTGGCGTCATAGGGTTAAGGATTATGAGGAGATTACTTCATGGCCCAAAGCATTGCGGGAGAACATGACCAACCAATTTCCCCTATACCGCTTACAAGCCGAGACGGTGCAGAGAGGTCATGATGGTACCCTTAAGATTCTCGGCCGTCTTTATGATGGTCAGCATATTGAAACCGTTGTCCTCCCTCATGATTATGGGTACAGTGTCTGCGTGTCCTCCCAAGTTGGTTGCAACATGGGCTGTAAATTTTGTGCTTCTGGCTTGTTAAAACGGACAAGGAACCTCAGTGCGGGGGAAATTTTAGACCAGGTCCGTTTGGCCAATGATTTGATTGCCGATCAAGGGGCCGTCATTAGTCGCGTGGATTTGATGGGAATTGGCGAGCCGTTGGATAACTATGAGAACGTGATGCAGTTTATTCAAATCGCACATGATCCGCTTGGATTCAATCTGAGCTATCGTCATTTTACCATATCGACAAGCGGCCTAGTCCCTGACATTTATCGTCTAGCTCAAGAAGGGATGCCCATTACCTTAGCGGTATCATTGCACGCACCCACGGATGATTTGCGGCGGCAATTGATGCCGATTAATAAGGCTTACCCCGTTCATCAACTGATTGAGGCCTGTAAAGACTATTTTCACAAAACAGGTCGCCGTGTGAGTTTCGAATATGCATTATTGGCGGGGATTAATGACTCAAATCAGCACGCGGAGCAATTGGCGAATCTCCTTAAAGGGTTTTCGTGTCACGTCAATCTTATTCCTTGGAATCCTGTTCCCGAACATCCTTTCCAACCGTCCTCTAAAAAACGGGTGGAAGAATTTCAAAGAATCGTGCAGGATCGTGGAATTTCTTGTACGATACGAAAGGAAATGGGACAAGAAATTGAAGCGGCTTGTGGTCAGCTACGACGGCGTGAGGAGGAATTGTTATCACCGTGA
- the rsmB gene encoding 16S rRNA (cytosine(967)-C(5))-methyltransferase RsmB, whose product MTGPGPARIEALNVLTLIRGGEPVGEALAQRTRLGQLSPADRSLMTQIVYGVLRNQRYLDAWLAPFLRGELEPVVRDILRMALFQMGFLDRVPAYAIVDAAVEQTKSVSPRATGMVNAILRRAPTKKPQNLPLAVEFSHPDWLVHRWQNRFGTEKTRRILMVNNEVPPLSLRVNVLKTSREAVLEELHQEGVRAELSRYVPEAIRVSGSFWLEDLPAFQSGLITVQDESSMLVTWVLDPQADERIVDLTAGLGGKTGHILERTQGQAKVTAVDLSRTRLKLLQENLTRLGFSHHVTVMEMDARYFAANNIHVFDRVLLDAPCSNLGVLRRRSDARWKKQENDLQEHQNLQQELLTAAITLAKPGGVVVYSTCSVEPEETIMVLDQVLATHPGVHHENVREYLPDPIFEEFVVDGNLILLPGDLGMDGFFIARLRT is encoded by the coding sequence ATGACGGGGCCAGGACCAGCACGAATCGAAGCGTTAAACGTGTTGACGCTAATCCGAGGCGGCGAGCCAGTGGGAGAGGCTTTGGCACAACGCACACGTCTTGGACAATTGTCACCGGCTGACCGGTCGTTGATGACCCAAATTGTCTATGGTGTGCTACGCAATCAGCGCTATCTTGATGCATGGCTTGCCCCATTCCTGCGCGGAGAATTAGAACCCGTGGTGCGGGATATCCTGCGAATGGCTTTATTTCAAATGGGATTTTTAGACCGGGTTCCGGCTTATGCGATTGTTGATGCGGCTGTGGAACAAACCAAATCCGTATCTCCTCGAGCAACCGGGATGGTCAACGCGATTTTACGACGGGCACCGACTAAGAAACCACAAAATTTGCCTTTAGCCGTTGAGTTTTCGCATCCTGATTGGTTAGTTCATCGATGGCAAAATCGGTTTGGTACAGAAAAAACCCGTAGGATTTTGATGGTAAATAACGAAGTGCCTCCGCTGTCTTTGCGTGTCAACGTTTTAAAAACGTCACGGGAAGCAGTACTGGAAGAATTACACCAAGAGGGCGTACGGGCTGAACTGTCCCGTTATGTCCCTGAAGCGATACGGGTGTCGGGTTCGTTTTGGTTAGAAGACTTGCCAGCATTTCAAAGTGGGCTAATCACCGTACAAGATGAAAGTAGCATGTTAGTCACATGGGTCCTCGATCCCCAAGCTGACGAGCGCATTGTCGATTTGACAGCAGGACTCGGGGGCAAGACCGGTCACATTTTGGAACGCACACAAGGACAGGCAAAGGTTACCGCGGTTGATCTGTCTCGTACGCGGTTGAAATTGCTTCAAGAAAATTTAACCCGTTTAGGCTTTTCCCATCATGTGACCGTGATGGAAATGGATGCCCGCTATTTCGCAGCGAATAACATCCATGTATTTGACCGGGTATTATTGGATGCCCCTTGCAGTAATCTTGGGGTCTTGCGTCGGCGATCGGATGCGCGATGGAAAAAACAAGAAAATGATTTACAAGAACACCAAAATCTTCAACAAGAACTTTTGACGGCTGCCATCACCCTTGCCAAACCGGGTGGGGTCGTTGTCTATAGTACGTGTTCGGTAGAACCTGAGGAGACCATTATGGTTCTGGATCAGGTTTTGGCGACACATCCCGGTGTGCACCATGAGAATGTCCGGGAATATTTGCCGGATCCCATTTTCGAAGAATTTGTCGTAGATGGCAACTTAATATTACTTCCTGGGGATTTAGGGATGGACGGATTTTTTATTGCACGTTTACGAACATGA
- a CDS encoding MaoC family dehydratase, producing MFDRNFESFNVGDTYISSSRTIRPEDIDIFAEWSGDHYPLHTDETYAKSTRYGERILHGLGTLSISFGLIPLKAPEVIALYGLDHVRFLRPVTIGMAIHVRLVCTNLRHHEQGGIVQVHMTTEDHDGNPLMSAEITMLMRRQS from the coding sequence ATGTTTGATCGGAATTTTGAGTCGTTCAATGTAGGAGATACATACATTAGTTCTTCCCGCACGATTCGACCAGAGGATATCGATATATTTGCGGAATGGAGCGGTGACCACTATCCCTTACATACCGACGAGACCTACGCGAAATCGACCCGCTACGGAGAAAGAATTCTCCATGGCTTGGGCACATTGTCGATAAGTTTTGGTCTGATTCCCTTAAAAGCTCCTGAAGTGATCGCACTTTATGGATTAGACCATGTCCGTTTTTTGCGTCCCGTGACGATCGGTATGGCCATTCATGTACGGCTTGTCTGTACTAATCTTCGCCATCATGAACAAGGGGGGATTGTCCAAGTTCATATGACGACTGAAGATCATGATGGGAATCCCTTGATGAGTGCAGAAATCACGATGTTAATGCGGCGACAATCATGA
- the rsgA gene encoding ribosome small subunit-dependent GTPase A, with protein sequence MQGLVVLLEANRPTVETDDGKRYLCYLRGKIKRDAGRILVGDRVEIMPTDPGEAIITKVLPRSHSLFRPPVANVSGLFVIFSFTEPRGSLELLDKRLVMAHILNVEAEIVVTKTDLVDDREKLTRFMTLYKNIGYRVWATSVTTGEGIPEFLEAPRTGIWVMVGESGAGKSSLAKALLPHEELDIQGLSRIGRGQQTTRWVRLLKTRQFWLADTPGYTALEMSVKDPQLIRQAFWEWDNASCRFPGCFHIDEPGCDVLPKVMQGIYDPVRYEHYRLILNQWVKRY encoded by the coding sequence GTGCAGGGATTAGTCGTGTTGTTAGAAGCGAATCGTCCTACGGTGGAAACGGATGATGGAAAACGGTATTTATGCTATCTACGAGGAAAAATTAAACGGGATGCTGGCCGCATTTTGGTTGGCGACCGGGTGGAAATCATGCCGACGGATCCGGGTGAGGCGATTATTACCAAAGTCTTGCCCCGTTCCCATTCGCTCTTTCGTCCCCCTGTGGCCAATGTATCCGGTCTATTTGTGATTTTCAGCTTTACAGAACCCCGGGGTAGTTTGGAACTGTTGGATAAACGGCTAGTGATGGCCCACATTTTAAACGTGGAAGCGGAAATTGTGGTCACGAAAACTGACCTGGTTGACGACCGCGAGAAACTAACCCGGTTTATGACCCTATATAAAAATATTGGATACCGGGTTTGGGCCACGAGTGTGACAACGGGGGAGGGAATTCCGGAATTTTTAGAGGCACCCCGGACGGGAATATGGGTTATGGTGGGCGAGAGTGGGGCCGGCAAATCGTCCCTGGCTAAAGCGTTGTTACCGCATGAAGAACTCGATATTCAAGGATTGAGTCGGATTGGTCGTGGTCAACAAACTACGCGCTGGGTACGTCTTTTGAAGACCCGTCAATTCTGGTTAGCGGATACCCCAGGCTATACCGCCTTAGAAATGTCGGTCAAGGATCCCCAATTGATCCGGCAGGCATTTTGGGAGTGGGATAATGCCTCTTGCCGGTTTCCTGGATGCTTTCATATTGATGAGCCGGGATGTGATGTATTACCAAAAGTGATGCAGGGGATCTATGATCCCGTGCGTTATGAGCATTACCGCCTGATTCTTAACCAATGGGTTAAACGATATTAA
- a CDS encoding protein phosphatase 2C domain-containing protein: MKTYGRSDQGLVRSENQDDFLIRPVEAGGFLLAVADGIGGGPAGSRASHMALEAMDDAVGVNVIDVSRLVSAVSLANRRIFELGQGDTRLEGMGTTLTAAVLFPDRLLLSHVGDSRAYRIRHDQIIRLTMDHSVAGEMERAGTITPEEAQDHPKRHVLTRALGPFDRVRIDVADMPWSDEDRLLLCTDGLTSVVADDEILRYAERYHGQDLIDQLVDAALRRGGPDNITVVLAEVMQDRGESNGR; the protein is encoded by the coding sequence GTGAAGACTTATGGTCGATCGGACCAAGGCCTGGTGCGCAGCGAAAATCAAGATGACTTTTTGATTCGGCCTGTTGAAGCTGGGGGATTCTTGCTCGCGGTGGCTGATGGGATTGGTGGTGGTCCGGCCGGAAGCCGCGCGAGTCACATGGCTTTAGAAGCCATGGATGATGCGGTAGGAGTTAACGTCATTGATGTTTCGCGCCTGGTGTCTGCCGTGTCTTTGGCTAATCGGCGCATTTTCGAGTTGGGGCAAGGGGATACCCGATTGGAAGGTATGGGCACAACCCTGACGGCCGCGGTATTATTTCCCGACCGCCTGCTTCTCAGTCACGTAGGGGATTCACGGGCTTATCGTATACGCCATGATCAAATTATTCGATTGACCATGGATCATTCCGTGGCGGGGGAAATGGAACGCGCCGGGACCATTACACCGGAAGAGGCTCAAGATCATCCCAAAAGACATGTACTGACCAGGGCCTTAGGTCCATTTGATCGGGTACGGATTGATGTGGCCGACATGCCGTGGTCAGATGAGGATCGCTTGCTTTTATGCACAGATGGTCTAACCTCCGTTGTTGCCGATGATGAAATTCTTCGCTATGCCGAACGGTATCACGGCCAAGACCTTATTGACCAACTCGTGGATGCGGCGCTCAGGCGAGGCGGCCCGGATAATATTACCGTTGTATTAGCAGAAGTCATGCAAGACCGTGGTGAAAGCAATGGTAGGTAA
- a CDS encoding protein kinase domain-containing protein: protein MVKAMVGKILGSRYEILERIGQGGMSLVYRARDITLNRLVAVKILKHQWAEDDEVVHRFDQEARAAASLVNRHIVQVYDVGREDPDIHYMVMELVSGETLRNKLDRDAPLSVECALRIADQVAQGLEAAHAQKVVHRDIKPQNILIAADGTVKVTDFGIAYAATSGTLVNTGSLLGTVQYLSPEQARGKLVGPQSDLYSLGIVLFEMLTGQLPFEADSPIGVAIKHLQDEAPDVTTLRPDIPQPVAKIVQRALSKDPAERYQSAKAMQQDIQRALHGEEALMPEVATKKPESEPRTADKRRRKWLPWVIAALIVALLVGSGLYAFDRWIYTPAVTLPNVKGEPLSTARAKLGKLGLTVTVGGKAPSSQLPKNYILNEIPAAGTQVKAGQSVEVILSTGPQQVLVPDVKGEDVFQAVQNLKTEGLRAITKHLKSHAAKGQVIRQSPAPGTNLAQGQPVTIWVSDGPPTSNQIMPNLEGLSVSQAASLLIGMNISVGTPTASYSTEPVNTIIDQNPEPYSSLANVSQVNVTVSEGPSPQSANLPKNVTVATWQIPNNAPPKSLLKVVVTDSAGNEEVIYQQVDPGQQIQIPVTWYGTRGQLLVFLNGQAQAPQPLTANGNSTSPAVGTSTPPS from the coding sequence GTGGTGAAAGCAATGGTAGGTAAGATTTTAGGGAGTCGGTATGAAATCTTAGAACGAATTGGACAAGGCGGTATGTCCTTAGTCTACCGGGCTCGTGATATTACGCTCAATCGCCTGGTCGCGGTGAAAATCCTCAAACATCAATGGGCTGAAGATGACGAAGTGGTACACCGGTTTGATCAAGAGGCTCGTGCTGCGGCCTCTTTAGTGAATCGTCATATTGTGCAAGTTTATGATGTCGGGCGCGAAGATCCTGATATCCATTATATGGTTATGGAATTGGTATCAGGAGAGACTTTACGCAATAAATTGGATCGGGATGCCCCTTTATCTGTCGAATGTGCTTTACGCATTGCCGATCAAGTCGCGCAAGGATTAGAAGCTGCTCATGCCCAAAAAGTTGTTCACCGGGATATCAAACCGCAAAATATTTTGATTGCGGCAGATGGCACGGTGAAAGTGACAGATTTTGGCATTGCCTATGCGGCCACATCCGGGACCCTGGTGAATACGGGTTCACTGCTTGGAACCGTGCAATATTTAAGTCCTGAACAGGCTCGAGGAAAACTCGTTGGACCCCAGTCCGATCTCTATTCCTTGGGGATTGTCTTATTCGAAATGTTAACGGGCCAATTACCGTTCGAAGCGGATAGTCCTATCGGTGTTGCCATTAAGCATCTTCAAGATGAAGCCCCTGATGTGACCACCTTGCGCCCAGATATTCCTCAGCCCGTAGCAAAAATTGTTCAGCGCGCATTGTCCAAGGATCCCGCTGAAAGATACCAAAGTGCCAAAGCCATGCAACAAGACATTCAACGTGCCTTGCATGGAGAAGAGGCCCTCATGCCCGAAGTCGCCACCAAAAAACCGGAAAGTGAACCGCGTACGGCTGACAAACGCCGACGAAAATGGTTGCCATGGGTGATTGCGGCGCTGATTGTGGCCTTATTGGTTGGAAGTGGTCTCTACGCGTTTGATCGCTGGATATATACCCCAGCTGTAACATTACCCAATGTGAAGGGAGAGCCCTTGAGCACTGCCCGGGCTAAGCTGGGCAAACTTGGTTTGACGGTGACAGTAGGGGGAAAGGCACCGTCATCGCAGCTCCCCAAGAACTACATCCTGAACGAGATTCCGGCAGCAGGAACTCAGGTTAAAGCCGGACAAAGTGTCGAAGTGATTTTATCGACCGGGCCTCAGCAGGTGCTCGTTCCTGATGTCAAAGGTGAAGATGTCTTTCAGGCGGTGCAAAACCTTAAGACGGAAGGGCTAAGAGCCATAACCAAGCATCTCAAGAGTCACGCTGCCAAAGGGCAAGTTATTAGGCAGAGCCCGGCGCCAGGCACGAATTTGGCACAGGGACAGCCCGTGACTATTTGGGTGTCAGACGGACCTCCAACGAGTAACCAAATCATGCCGAACTTGGAAGGGTTATCCGTATCCCAAGCTGCCAGTTTGCTCATTGGGATGAATATTTCCGTGGGCACGCCCACAGCAAGTTACAGCACAGAACCTGTGAATACGATTATTGATCAAAATCCTGAGCCGTATTCTTCACTGGCTAATGTGAGCCAAGTGAATGTCACGGTCTCGGAGGGACCGAGTCCTCAAAGTGCCAACTTGCCGAAAAACGTCACCGTGGCGACATGGCAAATTCCGAATAATGCACCGCCCAAATCACTCTTGAAAGTGGTTGTTACAGACAGTGCGGGCAACGAGGAGGTCATTTATCAGCAGGTGGATCCGGGCCAGCAAATTCAAATTCCGGTAACCTGGTATGGGACCCGTGGGCAATTGTTGGTATTTCTCAATGGGCAAGCGCAAGCGCCCCAACCACTAACAGCAAACGGTAATTCAACGAGTCCCGCTGTCGGGACCAGTACACCTCCCTCATAA
- the def gene encoding peptide deformylase, whose protein sequence is MMEIRLAGDDVLRQIAKPVRKVNKEIQSLLKEMAETMYAADGIGLAAPQVGISKRVVVADVGDGLIELVNPQILYREGVQSGYEGCLSIPDLVGEVERAEKIRVTGLDRHGHQIWLNCEGLLARCLQHEIDHLDGILFTDLALKVVPRESVEVDDEVVLD, encoded by the coding sequence ATGATGGAAATTCGTCTGGCGGGAGATGACGTCTTACGTCAAATTGCCAAACCGGTCCGCAAGGTGAATAAAGAGATTCAATCGTTATTAAAAGAGATGGCCGAAACCATGTATGCCGCAGATGGTATTGGACTGGCGGCCCCACAGGTTGGGATTTCCAAGCGCGTTGTGGTGGCAGATGTCGGGGACGGCCTAATTGAACTGGTAAATCCACAGATTTTGTACCGAGAAGGCGTTCAAAGTGGTTATGAAGGATGTTTGTCCATTCCCGATTTAGTGGGAGAAGTCGAACGTGCCGAGAAAATTCGGGTGACGGGTTTAGACCGGCATGGGCACCAAATATGGTTGAATTGTGAAGGACTTCTCGCCCGCTGTTTGCAACATGAAATTGACCATTTGGACGGAATTCTTTTTACAGACCTCGCCTTAAAAGTGGTTCCGCGTGAATCCGTAGAGGTTGACGATGAGGTGGTGTTAGACTAA